Genomic DNA from Carnobacterium divergens DSM 20623:
ATTGAAATCGTTCCACCACTAACTGCACCGATTGCTGCAATTGCATAGTTGCGACTTTCAAACAAAGGGCCCACTAGTAACAAGGCAACTGCAATTCCAATAATTGCCGAAACACCAACTACCACTGTCTTCCATTGCTGTTTCAATTCTTCAATACTAATCATCGTTCCAATATGGACGATGATAAATCCGACTACCGTTGTTCCTAAAGCTAGTAAAGAAGAGTTTGGCAAAATATCTTTGGGTAGAAGATTAGATTTAAATCCAATCAGAAAAATAATAGATGCTACCAGTAAAGAAGAGAGCAACGACTTCGTTTTCTTTGAAACAAAATCACTAATGGTCCAAATAAGCATTACAATCGTAAAAGCCAACACTGCATTCATAACAAATCACTCCTTTTTTATTTATCCTAATGGCTGATATGTGAACTCTAACCCATGAACTTCTGAAACATTATAGGCAATTACAAAGGCTTTACTATCGACCTCATTAATCAACTTTAATAGTCCAGGATATTCTTGATTATCCATCACAATCATCAACATATTTTTTTCGGTTCCCGTATACCCACCAGATACTGAAAATACTGTAATTCCACGATTACTATTTGCTTGTAAAACCAATTTTATAGCTTCGATGTGGGTTTCACTCATAATCATAATCGCTTTTCTTCTCTTCAAACCAGTTTCAATGTAACTCATGACAATCGACGTAATTACAATTGATAAAATGGCATATAAGAATTCTTCCACACCAAACACAAAAATATTGAATAGTACGATAATAGCATCTGTAAACAGTAACCCCACCGAAGTATTTAAGCCAAAGTACTTTTTAAAAATCAAAGGAGGAATCGTTGTCCCACCACTTGACGCTCCAATTTTATAAAGTATGGCAACGCCAACTGCAAATAATGCGCTTCCAAATATAACAGAGAGCAAACGATCTTGCGTAACCATTACTTCCGGTACGACAGCTAAGGAAAGGGGCAACAACATACTCCCTATTACCGTACGGATAAAAACAGTATTTCCTAAAAAAAAGAAGGTTAAAATTAACATTACTACATTTAGTACTAAAACGACCAGTGCTCGATCAATACCGAATGCCTGCTCAGCTAAAATTCCAATTCCACTAACACCACCAGCAGCTATATGATGAGGTGCTAAAAACATATTAATGCTCACACCTAAAATCGCAATTGCTAGTGTAACAATAGGAATCTGCTTCATCGTATTTTTCATATTATTCGCCTCTTTCTTAAGGAAAGCTACTCTACTTCTTTCACTAATCGAACCGCTAATTCGACTGCTTTTTCTAATTCATCAATTGGCAAATACTCATCCAATGTATGAATTTTTTCATAACCGATAGATAAATTGGCAACTTCTTTGCCTTTACTATTAAAGACATTGGCATCACTTCCGCCACCACTAACATCATAATTGACTTGACAGCCTATTTTTTGAAGTGCTTTAGCAGCTAACTTGACTGTAGTATGTTCTGGTGTTAAGCGATAGCCTGTTGATTTTGTATCCTGAGTAATTGTAACCGAACCTCCCATTGCGGCTGCAGTATCTTCAAAGGCCGCCACCATCGCTTCCACTTGTGTAACACACGCCTCGTGAGAAATCGAACGCGCTTCAGCAGTAATTTTTACTTCATCCGCAACAATATTACTCGCAACACCCCCATTAATTGTCCCAATATTTGCAGTTGTTTCTTCATCTAAGCGACCTAATTTCATTTTAGCAATCGCAATACCTGCGATTTCAATAGCAGAAACACCTTTTTCAGGCTCTAATCCTGCATGGGCCGTTTTACCTTTAATTTCAACATCTAAGCCCATTAAGGTTGGACTGGCAACCGTAATACTTCCAACCGGTCCTCCGTTATCTAAGACAAACCCAATTTCTGACTCCAAAAGAGTGCAATCAAACGCATTTGCTCCAACAAGACCTATTTCTTCACCCGGAGATAAAATAAATTCTAGTCCACCATGAGGAATAGCTTCCTCTTTTATTCGTTGAATTAACTCCAACATTACTGCAATTCCCGCTTTATCATCTGCTGCTAAAATAGTTTCACCTTTTGAATAGAGGACATTGTCTTTAATGATAGGTTCAATGCCAACCCCTGGACTAACGGTATCCACATGACAAGAAAATAATAGCGACGTGCCATCATGCTTCGTTTTTGCTAATCGACAAAGTAAATTATTCGCTCCTAATCCAGTTTGTTCCTTTGTTTGATCTTCATAAACCTCTAAGCCTAAACGTTCAAATTTTCCTTTTAAAAAAGCTTGAAAAGGTCCTTCCTTTTTAGATTCTGAATCCATTTTTACCAATTCAATAAAGGTTTCCACTACACGCTTTTTCTCCATTTTACTTCCCCTCCACTCTAAATCCCTCTCCTAGATAAAAATACAGATTTCGTTATTTTTTTACATATAACCCTATAAATTTCAATAGAAGAAAAGATTATTATTTGTTATTTATTATAATTTTAATCGTTTTTTAATCTGTTGGCAAATTTAACCACTTTAAAAAAAAACGACTGATAATGGAACTTATCAGTCGTTTTTCACACGTTTCAATTGTATCAATCTTAAAGAAAGAATCCCACCAATGATAAAAGCAAAGCCACCTGCTAATCGAATAATCATAGAAGCTGAATCTATTCCTATCAAAGCTCCAAGACCATTCCAAAAAAAGGGCGTAACTAACTGGCTTAACGTCATTGAAACTGAAATCAAAGCAGTTGACAGCGTCAGCAACGAGCGAGGGGAGATTTGATTCACTTTTAAAATAATATACGGGCCTGTAAACGAATAAATAAAATTGAAAAAAATAGCCCAAAAAGCAATCATAATACCAGACTTAGACAGACTAATAAATAAAATACTCATACCCGCTAGCAAATACCCCAGAGGCAATAATTTATGTCGAAAAAGAACAAAAGCTCTTCCAAATAGAAGACCTGCAACTAAACCGCCTACATTCATTAAACTTAATACTAGACTTGCAGGATTATTTTTATTCAATCCTCTTTCTGAAAATATAAGCGGCATTTTTAACTGGACAATCCAAATAATTAAAAATGTAAAAAAACAGAGCACAATCAAGAATAGAATCTCTTTATTTAATTTAATGGATGTTTTACTAGATTCTGTTTTAATTAAAAATCCATCCTGAGATACTGGCGGTTCAGGAATATTGAACGTTACAAATAGATAAACTGGAATAATCAATAGATAGACTAAAAAGGAGACGTTCCAGCCATGTTTTAATAACATACCACTTAAAAAAATCAACAAAGCGTTCCCCAGTGCCATTGTCCCTAATTGGTAACCAAGTAAATTGGCACGCTCATCCCCTTCAAAAAACATACTAATAAGACTAATGGCTAACGGTGTGAACAAACCGATACCCACACCAAATACCAAACGCATAATTAATAGCGCCGTAAAATTAGTTATAAAAAAAGGAGTAACTCCTCCTACAAGAGCAATCATTAAACCTAGCTGAACCGTCTGTTTATTCCCAATTTTCTTTGCAACAAAACTACTTAATAAAGTGAAAATTAAAATTGTTAGGCTTGGAAGTGTGACTAAACTTTCAATCAAAGACTGCGATACATTGGGGTAACTAGATTTTAAAACGGGTAAAATTCCAGTGATTGCTGTTGCTGAACCGGTTAGTAGAGACATACTTAATAGCGATAGCTTAAAAATCGGTTTATTTTTTTTCATCACCCAACTCCAGTAATTCTTCTACTATTTTTAAAACCCCCTCCTCTTCATTAGAAGGTGCACTATAGTTAGCCGCAAGTTTAACTGCTTGACTGCCATTAGCCATTGCATAACTAAAGGCTGCTTTGCGTAACATTT
This window encodes:
- a CDS encoding YitT family protein; this translates as MKNTMKQIPIVTLAIAILGVSINMFLAPHHIAAGGVSGIGILAEQAFGIDRALVVLVLNVVMLILTFFFLGNTVFIRTVIGSMLLPLSLAVVPEVMVTQDRLLSVIFGSALFAVGVAILYKIGASSGGTTIPPLIFKKYFGLNTSVGLLFTDAIIVLFNIFVFGVEEFLYAILSIVITSIVMSYIETGLKRRKAIMIMSETHIEAIKLVLQANSNRGITVFSVSGGYTGTEKNMLMIVMDNQEYPGLLKLINEVDSKAFVIAYNVSEVHGLEFTYQPLG
- a CDS encoding M20/M25/M40 family metallo-hydrolase, with protein sequence MEKKRVVETFIELVKMDSESKKEGPFQAFLKGKFERLGLEVYEDQTKEQTGLGANNLLCRLAKTKHDGTSLLFSCHVDTVSPGVGIEPIIKDNVLYSKGETILAADDKAGIAVMLELIQRIKEEAIPHGGLEFILSPGEEIGLVGANAFDCTLLESEIGFVLDNGGPVGSITVASPTLMGLDVEIKGKTAHAGLEPEKGVSAIEIAGIAIAKMKLGRLDEETTANIGTINGGVASNIVADEVKITAEARSISHEACVTQVEAMVAAFEDTAAAMGGSVTITQDTKSTGYRLTPEHTTVKLAAKALQKIGCQVNYDVSGGGSDANVFNSKGKEVANLSIGYEKIHTLDEYLPIDELEKAVELAVRLVKEVE
- a CDS encoding MFS transporter, giving the protein MKKNKPIFKLSLLSMSLLTGSATAITGILPVLKSSYPNVSQSLIESLVTLPSLTILIFTLLSSFVAKKIGNKQTVQLGLMIALVGGVTPFFITNFTALLIMRLVFGVGIGLFTPLAISLISMFFEGDERANLLGYQLGTMALGNALLIFLSGMLLKHGWNVSFLVYLLIIPVYLFVTFNIPEPPVSQDGFLIKTESSKTSIKLNKEILFLIVLCFFTFLIIWIVQLKMPLIFSERGLNKNNPASLVLSLMNVGGLVAGLLFGRAFVLFRHKLLPLGYLLAGMSILFISLSKSGIMIAFWAIFFNFIYSFTGPYIILKVNQISPRSLLTLSTALISVSMTLSQLVTPFFWNGLGALIGIDSASMIIRLAGGFAFIIGGILSLRLIQLKRVKND